Proteins encoded together in one Gemmatimonadota bacterium window:
- a CDS encoding heavy-metal-associated domain-containing protein, whose translation MATVKLWVRGMSCDHCVRTVTGALEGVEGVRSARVELEAGRAVVDYDEARTTPRELVGAVMDEGYAAEEMP comes from the coding sequence ATGGCGACGGTGAAGCTCTGGGTGCGAGGAATGAGCTGCGACCATTGCGTGCGCACCGTGACCGGCGCGCTCGAGGGGGTGGAGGGCGTACGGAGTGCGCGGGTCGAGCTGGAGGCGGGCCGCGCGGTTGTCGACTACGACGAGGCGCGTACCACGCCCCGTGAGCTGGTGGGCGCCGTCATGGACGAGGGCTACGCGGCCGAGGAGATGCCATGA